From a region of the Etheostoma cragini isolate CJK2018 chromosome 20, CSU_Ecrag_1.0, whole genome shotgun sequence genome:
- the zbtb42 gene encoding zinc finger and BTB domain-containing protein 18.2 isoform X1, with protein sequence MGYEGRMEFPDHSRQLLQCLSQQRHQGFLCDCTVLVGEARFKAHRAVLASCSMYFHLFYRDQLDKRDVVHLNSDIVTAPAFSLLLEFMYEGKLEFSSLPVEDVLAAASYLHMYDIVKVCKGKLKDKELSSLDEKISEGLGLGGLDRENSFEDELHSKQLIRRHTQSLGLHRAPPADEFDTDNSEVRLAVTDCDRSAWSRQKANGHSGRSPDLVGVNYLSVEAEPCVQTAGKTKADVSSSTVSLSQRSRASDDMDCALDLSFKPLSSRDPLHPSYVSGQLALDSQQQGTEPLVKDEHDLLSEQEDSEPMSPESQRFGNSARSSVVTGFAALFPGNNGSTAALLSQEEDLMDEEGEACRGREGAPGREVEERRGRLLGDSEEEEEDDLASSDISTSSGVLLPPGQQVCVCPLCSKVFPSPHVLQLHLSSHFREKDGARSKLSPDGSVPTCMQCNKTFSCMYTLKRHERTHSGEKPYTCGQCGKSFQYSHNLSRHAVVHTREKPHACKWCERRFTQSGDLYRHIRKFHCGLVKTLAIG encoded by the exons ATGG GTTATGAAGGAAGAATGGAGTTCCCAGACCATAGCCGCCAGTTGCTGCAGTGTCTGAGTCAGCAGCGTCATCAAGGTTTCCTCTGTGACTGCACTGTTCTTGTCGGGGAGGCTCGATTCAAAGCGCACAGAGCCGTGCTGGCCTCCTGCAGCATGTACTTCCATCTCTTCTACAGGGACCAGCTGGACAAAAGGGACGTTGTGCATCTCAACAGTGACATTGTGACAGCCCCGGCTTTCAGTCTGCTCCTTGAATTTATGTATGAGGGGAAGTTGGAATTCAGCTCTCTCCCGGTGGAGGATGTCCTGGCAGCAGCCAGTTACCTCCACATGTATGATATAGTGAAAGTGTGTAAAGGCAAGCTTAAAGATAAGGAACTCTCCTCTCTGGATGAAAAGATAAGTGAGGGATTGGGACTCGGCGGTCTGGATAGAGAAAATTCCTTCGAAGACGAGCTGCACAGTAAGCAGCTCATCCGGCGACACACACAGTCTCTGGGGCTTCACAGAGCCCCCCCGGCAGACGAGTTTGACACGGACAACAGCGAAGTCAGGCTGGCTGTCACAGATTGTGATAGGTCTGCATGGAGCAGGCAGAAGGCAAACGGTCACTCTGGCAGGTCCCCGGACCTTGTAGGTGTCAATTATTTGTCAGTAGAGGCCGAGCCCTGTGTCCAAACAgctggaaaaacaaaagctgatGTCAGTAGTTCCACCGTATCGCTGTCCCAGAGGTCCCGGGCTTCAGATGACATGGACTGTGCACTGGATTTGTCTTTCAAGCCTCTGTCTAGCAGAGATCCCTTACACCCCTCCTACGTCTCGGGACAGCTGGCCCTCGACAGCCAGCAGCAGGGCACTGAGCCACTTGTTAAAGACGAACACGACTTGCTGTCAGAGCAGGAGGACAGTGAGCCGATGAGCCCTGAGAGCCAGCGCTTTGGGAATAGTGCCAGGAGCTCAGTGGTGACAGGGTTCGCTGCCCTCTTCCCAGGCAACAACGGCTCCACAGCCGCCCTGCTCTCCCAGGAGGAGGACCTGATGGACGAGGAGGGGGAGGCctgcagagggagggagggcgcCCCAGGCAGGGAggtagaggagaggaggggtaGGCTGCTGGGGGacagcgaggaggaggaggaggatgactTGGCCTCTTCAGACATCTCCACCTCCAGCGGGGTGCTCCTGCCCCCGGGGCAACAGGTGTGCGTGTGCCCCCTCTGCAGTAAAGTCTTCCCCAGCCCCCATGTGCTGCAACTGCACCTCAGCTCACACTTCCGTGAGAAGGACGGCGCTCGCTCCAAGTTGTCGCCCGACGGCTCGGTCCCCACCTGCATGCAGTGCAACAAGACCTTCTCTTGCATGTACACCCTCAAGCGTCACGAGCGCACACACTCTGGCGAAAAGCCATACACCTGTGGCCAGTGTGGCAAGAGCTTCCAGTACTCTCATAACTTGAGTCGGCACGCTGTAGTTCACACACGCGAGAAGCCTCACGCTTGTAAGTGGTGTGAACGGCGCTTCACCCAGTCTGGGGACCTCTACCGCCACATCAGGAAGTTTCACTGTGGCCTTGTCAAGACTCTTGCCATTGGATGA
- the zbtb42 gene encoding zinc finger and BTB domain-containing protein 18.2 isoform X2, producing MEFPDHSRQLLQCLSQQRHQGFLCDCTVLVGEARFKAHRAVLASCSMYFHLFYRDQLDKRDVVHLNSDIVTAPAFSLLLEFMYEGKLEFSSLPVEDVLAAASYLHMYDIVKVCKGKLKDKELSSLDEKISEGLGLGGLDRENSFEDELHSKQLIRRHTQSLGLHRAPPADEFDTDNSEVRLAVTDCDRSAWSRQKANGHSGRSPDLVGVNYLSVEAEPCVQTAGKTKADVSSSTVSLSQRSRASDDMDCALDLSFKPLSSRDPLHPSYVSGQLALDSQQQGTEPLVKDEHDLLSEQEDSEPMSPESQRFGNSARSSVVTGFAALFPGNNGSTAALLSQEEDLMDEEGEACRGREGAPGREVEERRGRLLGDSEEEEEDDLASSDISTSSGVLLPPGQQVCVCPLCSKVFPSPHVLQLHLSSHFREKDGARSKLSPDGSVPTCMQCNKTFSCMYTLKRHERTHSGEKPYTCGQCGKSFQYSHNLSRHAVVHTREKPHACKWCERRFTQSGDLYRHIRKFHCGLVKTLAIG from the coding sequence ATGGAGTTCCCAGACCATAGCCGCCAGTTGCTGCAGTGTCTGAGTCAGCAGCGTCATCAAGGTTTCCTCTGTGACTGCACTGTTCTTGTCGGGGAGGCTCGATTCAAAGCGCACAGAGCCGTGCTGGCCTCCTGCAGCATGTACTTCCATCTCTTCTACAGGGACCAGCTGGACAAAAGGGACGTTGTGCATCTCAACAGTGACATTGTGACAGCCCCGGCTTTCAGTCTGCTCCTTGAATTTATGTATGAGGGGAAGTTGGAATTCAGCTCTCTCCCGGTGGAGGATGTCCTGGCAGCAGCCAGTTACCTCCACATGTATGATATAGTGAAAGTGTGTAAAGGCAAGCTTAAAGATAAGGAACTCTCCTCTCTGGATGAAAAGATAAGTGAGGGATTGGGACTCGGCGGTCTGGATAGAGAAAATTCCTTCGAAGACGAGCTGCACAGTAAGCAGCTCATCCGGCGACACACACAGTCTCTGGGGCTTCACAGAGCCCCCCCGGCAGACGAGTTTGACACGGACAACAGCGAAGTCAGGCTGGCTGTCACAGATTGTGATAGGTCTGCATGGAGCAGGCAGAAGGCAAACGGTCACTCTGGCAGGTCCCCGGACCTTGTAGGTGTCAATTATTTGTCAGTAGAGGCCGAGCCCTGTGTCCAAACAgctggaaaaacaaaagctgatGTCAGTAGTTCCACCGTATCGCTGTCCCAGAGGTCCCGGGCTTCAGATGACATGGACTGTGCACTGGATTTGTCTTTCAAGCCTCTGTCTAGCAGAGATCCCTTACACCCCTCCTACGTCTCGGGACAGCTGGCCCTCGACAGCCAGCAGCAGGGCACTGAGCCACTTGTTAAAGACGAACACGACTTGCTGTCAGAGCAGGAGGACAGTGAGCCGATGAGCCCTGAGAGCCAGCGCTTTGGGAATAGTGCCAGGAGCTCAGTGGTGACAGGGTTCGCTGCCCTCTTCCCAGGCAACAACGGCTCCACAGCCGCCCTGCTCTCCCAGGAGGAGGACCTGATGGACGAGGAGGGGGAGGCctgcagagggagggagggcgcCCCAGGCAGGGAggtagaggagaggaggggtaGGCTGCTGGGGGacagcgaggaggaggaggaggatgactTGGCCTCTTCAGACATCTCCACCTCCAGCGGGGTGCTCCTGCCCCCGGGGCAACAGGTGTGCGTGTGCCCCCTCTGCAGTAAAGTCTTCCCCAGCCCCCATGTGCTGCAACTGCACCTCAGCTCACACTTCCGTGAGAAGGACGGCGCTCGCTCCAAGTTGTCGCCCGACGGCTCGGTCCCCACCTGCATGCAGTGCAACAAGACCTTCTCTTGCATGTACACCCTCAAGCGTCACGAGCGCACACACTCTGGCGAAAAGCCATACACCTGTGGCCAGTGTGGCAAGAGCTTCCAGTACTCTCATAACTTGAGTCGGCACGCTGTAGTTCACACACGCGAGAAGCCTCACGCTTGTAAGTGGTGTGAACGGCGCTTCACCCAGTCTGGGGACCTCTACCGCCACATCAGGAAGTTTCACTGTGGCCTTGTCAAGACTCTTGCCATTGGATGA